In the genome of Neofelis nebulosa isolate mNeoNeb1 chromosome 6, mNeoNeb1.pri, whole genome shotgun sequence, one region contains:
- the TMEM217 gene encoding transmembrane protein 217: MRQQHWFGMTAKMGTVLSGVFTIVATNMYLIFEHRYIRNNNCTDNHLQNKSASVLISQFIICWAFNMVFFLSFITLIISCFLLYSVYAQIHRGLVIYIIWILFYETVNIIVQIFTNNDSVVEEVRVVRWFGLMSRIFMHCFWIFYVISYAHIIYKSKSPGNIISYNRRISTGNGEFLRRKSKIINFTRHYHG, from the coding sequence ATGAGACAGCAGCACTGGTTTGGGATGACTGCCAAAATGGGCACCGTGTTATCAGGGGTCTTTACCATTGTGGCCACCAACATGTACCTCATCTTCGAACACAGATACATAAGGAACAACAATTGCACTGATAACCACCTACAGAACAAGAGTGCAAGTGTCCTGATAAGCCAGTTCATCATCTGCTGGGCTTTCAATATGgtcttcttcctgtctttcattACCCTCATCATCAGCTGCTTCCTCCTCTACTCAGTATATGCTCAAATACACAGGGGCTTGGTGATCTACATCATCTGGATCCTTTTCTATGAAACTGTAAACATTATAGTACAAATCTTTACCAACAATGACTCTGTCGTTGAAGAGGTCAGAGTCGTGCGCTGGTTTGGCCTGATGTCCCGTATTttcatgcactgcttctggataTTCTATGTCATCTCCTATGCCCACATAATCTATAAAAGTAAAAGCCCAGGGAATATAATTTCCTACAACAGACGTATTTCGACAGGCAATGGAGAGTTCCTACGGCGGAAATCAAAGATCATCAACTTTACCCGACACTATCATGGATGA